Proteins encoded within one genomic window of Sphingomonas cannabina:
- the nth gene encoding endonuclease III, with the protein MNKADVVEFFARLAADNPHPETELEYTNPFTLLVAVVLSAQMTDAGVNKATRRLFAEADTPEKMAALGVDTLRERIRTINFYNTKAKNVIALSEALIRDHGGKVPADREALEQLPGVGRKTANVVLNSAYGQETFAVDTHIFRVCNRTRLAPGKDPLAVEHKLEKTVPQPFRIHAHHWLILHGRYTCKARVPECWRCIVADLCPYQPKTPPPTARKTSSAAAKGEP; encoded by the coding sequence TTGAACAAGGCGGACGTCGTCGAGTTCTTCGCGCGCCTTGCCGCCGACAATCCGCACCCGGAGACCGAACTCGAATACACCAATCCCTTCACCTTGCTGGTGGCAGTGGTGCTGTCGGCACAGATGACCGACGCCGGCGTCAATAAAGCGACGCGGCGGCTGTTCGCCGAGGCCGACACGCCGGAGAAGATGGCCGCACTCGGTGTCGACACGCTGCGCGAGCGCATTCGCACGATCAACTTCTACAACACCAAGGCGAAGAACGTGATCGCGCTCAGCGAGGCGCTGATCCGTGACCACGGCGGGAAGGTCCCCGCCGACCGCGAGGCGCTGGAGCAGCTGCCCGGAGTCGGGCGCAAGACCGCCAACGTGGTCCTGAACTCGGCCTACGGGCAGGAGACCTTCGCGGTCGACACCCACATCTTCCGCGTGTGCAACCGTACCCGCCTAGCCCCCGGCAAGGACCCGCTCGCGGTCGAGCACAAGCTCGAGAAGACCGTGCCGCAGCCGTTCCGCATCCACGCTCATCACTGGTTAATCCTGCACGGCCGATACACGTGCAAGGCCAGGGTGCCCGAGTGCTGGCGCTGCATCGTCGCCGACCTCTGCCCCTACCAGCCCAAGACCCCGCCGCCGACGGCCCGCAAGACATCATCCGCCGCGGCTAAAGGAGAGCCGTGA
- a CDS encoding NAD-dependent deacylase, translated as MSELRNIVVLTGAGISAESGLATFRGPGGLWEGHRVEDVCTPEALARDPALVHRFYDLRREALERVEPNAAHEALARLDAEWPGELLIVTQNVDDLHERAGAKRLLHMHGELNSALCAACGERQAWRGSLPPGTDCDACGRSALRPDIVFFGEMPYEMEAIDRALARADLFVSIGTSGAVYPAAGFVRTARYHGADTLELNLEPSEGSVYFAESRMGPAGVLVPTWVDEVLAD; from the coding sequence ATGTCCGAGCTTCGCAACATCGTCGTGCTCACCGGCGCCGGCATCTCGGCGGAAAGCGGCCTCGCCACCTTCCGGGGGCCGGGCGGGCTGTGGGAAGGGCATCGCGTCGAGGACGTGTGCACGCCGGAGGCGCTGGCGCGCGATCCGGCACTGGTACATCGTTTCTACGATCTCAGGCGCGAGGCGCTGGAACGGGTCGAGCCCAATGCCGCGCACGAGGCCTTGGCGCGGCTCGATGCCGAATGGCCGGGCGAGCTGCTGATCGTCACGCAGAACGTCGACGACCTCCACGAGCGCGCCGGCGCCAAGCGGCTGCTGCACATGCACGGCGAGCTCAATTCGGCGCTGTGCGCGGCCTGCGGCGAGCGGCAGGCGTGGCGCGGATCGCTGCCGCCGGGCACGGATTGCGACGCCTGCGGGCGGTCGGCGCTGCGGCCCGACATCGTCTTCTTTGGCGAGATGCCCTATGAGATGGAGGCGATCGACCGCGCGCTCGCCCGCGCCGACCTGTTCGTGTCGATCGGCACCTCCGGCGCCGTCTACCCCGCGGCCGGTTTTGTCCGGACGGCGCGCTATCACGGTGCCGACACGCTGGAGCTCAACCTCGAGCCGTCCGAAGGCAGCGTCTACTTCGCGGAGAGCCGGATGGGACCGGCGGGCGTGCTGGTGCCGACGTGGGTGGATGAGGTGCTGGCGGATTAG
- a CDS encoding S8 family peptidase, whose protein sequence is MAVPPRDRPHFHVEGGGQSEAYTSPRLVISGLPPARARAAHAARLEQAIGTALAAGRQRLAEREDGVAEGKPGFYLEFDIPVAERAAVEALENKPKAIELVAVRPTAEGDEMVSATVFVPEAAADFFVKKIEAYRDEETRTGKPKNEALIARIDDIRVAVARSLFTDEAQHFPADGRQVWWEVWLRDGGLAIFQSVAAKLDVAIKEHVISFPERDVALALADEATMDRLIRNSDAVAELRLAKDTPSLFLEMRTVDQAAWANDLADRIAPPPPLAPAVCILDSGATQAHPLLAPGLDPADQHSYDGDWGVGDSAFWNGHGTSMAGVALYGDLEAALSHGEPVALGHRLETVKILPPTGQNEPRLYGAITATGIARAEDHAPRRRRVFCMAVTSDVGLRRGRPSSWSSSMDQLCYGGGDRRRLMVLAAGNLRGDINPADYPDRNDLEEVESPAQAWNPLVVGASTDKITITHPDYDGWTPVAPAGDLSPASRTSAIWDRQWPIRPDVVFEGGNFAHDGANPASAIDDLQLLTTHYRPNMRLFEAFGDTSGAAALGANLAAGVIAARPTLWPETVRALIVHSAEWTPAMRQRFDAAGSQAQKLAMLRRYGWGVPDLGRALMSASNDATLMVEDALLPFRKDGSTIKTRDMNLHRLPWPRAELAALGDLDVELRITLSYFVEPNPGERGWTRRHRYASHNLRFAVKRSLEGLEAFRQRINKAAQDEEAGAVGAAAGGDSWVLGTIRDRGSIHSDIWRGSAAALAERDAIGVFPVSGWWKEKPSLQRWDRSARYALCVSIRAPEADIDLYTAIANQIAVPIPAA, encoded by the coding sequence ATGGCTGTACCTCCCCGCGACCGCCCCCATTTCCACGTCGAAGGCGGCGGCCAAAGCGAGGCGTACACGTCACCCCGCCTGGTCATCAGCGGCCTCCCTCCGGCGCGGGCGCGTGCCGCGCACGCTGCACGGTTGGAACAGGCAATCGGAACGGCGCTCGCCGCCGGCCGCCAACGGCTCGCAGAGCGGGAAGACGGCGTCGCCGAGGGCAAGCCAGGCTTCTATCTGGAGTTCGATATCCCCGTAGCCGAGCGCGCCGCAGTCGAAGCCTTGGAGAATAAGCCCAAGGCTATCGAGCTGGTAGCGGTTCGACCTACGGCGGAGGGCGACGAGATGGTCTCGGCCACTGTATTCGTTCCGGAAGCTGCTGCCGATTTCTTCGTCAAGAAGATCGAAGCCTATCGCGATGAGGAGACGCGCACCGGCAAGCCCAAGAACGAGGCCCTGATCGCTCGGATCGACGACATCAGGGTCGCGGTCGCACGCTCGCTATTTACCGATGAAGCGCAGCACTTTCCCGCCGACGGCCGTCAGGTGTGGTGGGAAGTCTGGCTTCGGGATGGCGGTCTCGCGATCTTCCAGTCTGTCGCCGCCAAGCTCGATGTCGCGATCAAGGAGCACGTCATCAGCTTTCCCGAGCGCGATGTCGCGTTGGCGCTCGCCGATGAAGCGACGATGGATCGGCTGATACGCAATTCCGACGCCGTGGCTGAACTGCGTCTCGCCAAGGACACTCCATCCCTCTTTCTCGAAATGCGCACGGTCGATCAGGCCGCTTGGGCGAACGACTTGGCTGATCGGATCGCACCGCCGCCCCCCTTGGCACCGGCAGTCTGCATACTGGACAGCGGAGCGACCCAGGCCCACCCCCTGCTCGCGCCGGGCCTCGATCCTGCCGATCAGCATAGCTACGACGGTGACTGGGGCGTCGGCGACAGCGCCTTCTGGAATGGTCACGGCACGTCGATGGCTGGCGTCGCGCTTTATGGCGATCTCGAAGCGGCGCTTTCCCACGGCGAGCCGGTCGCACTTGGTCATCGCCTCGAAACGGTGAAGATCCTGCCGCCAACCGGGCAGAACGAGCCGCGACTTTACGGAGCGATCACGGCCACCGGTATCGCTCGTGCCGAAGACCATGCTCCCCGTCGCCGGCGCGTGTTCTGCATGGCCGTGACCAGCGACGTCGGCTTGCGCCGGGGCCGGCCGTCCTCCTGGTCCTCGTCAATGGATCAGCTCTGCTATGGCGGCGGTGACAGGCGACGCCTGATGGTCCTAGCGGCGGGCAATCTTCGCGGCGACATCAATCCGGCCGACTATCCTGACCGCAACGACCTCGAAGAGGTCGAAAGCCCGGCGCAGGCTTGGAATCCGCTCGTCGTCGGGGCCAGCACCGACAAGATCACGATCACCCATCCCGACTATGACGGATGGACGCCCGTCGCCCCGGCCGGCGACCTCTCGCCGGCAAGCCGAACGTCGGCCATCTGGGATCGGCAATGGCCGATCCGTCCGGATGTCGTGTTCGAAGGCGGCAACTTCGCGCATGACGGTGCCAACCCGGCCTCGGCGATCGACGACCTCCAACTCCTCACGACCCACTATCGTCCCAACATGCGCCTGTTCGAAGCGTTCGGCGACACTAGCGGCGCTGCCGCGCTCGGCGCGAACCTCGCCGCCGGCGTTATCGCAGCCCGTCCGACACTCTGGCCGGAAACGGTGCGCGCGCTCATTGTCCATTCCGCCGAATGGACGCCGGCGATGCGCCAGCGCTTCGACGCGGCCGGCTCGCAAGCTCAGAAGCTGGCCATGCTACGCCGCTACGGCTGGGGCGTGCCTGACCTTGGCCGGGCGCTGATGAGCGCGTCCAACGACGCGACTTTGATGGTCGAGGACGCCCTGTTGCCATTCCGCAAGGACGGCTCGACGATCAAAACACGCGATATGAATCTGCATCGACTGCCCTGGCCGCGCGCCGAACTGGCTGCGCTTGGCGATCTCGATGTGGAGCTGCGGATCACCCTGTCCTATTTCGTTGAGCCCAATCCCGGTGAACGGGGCTGGACGCGGCGCCACCGCTACGCTTCGCACAATCTCCGCTTTGCGGTGAAGCGGTCGCTCGAAGGCTTGGAAGCGTTCCGGCAGCGGATCAACAAGGCGGCTCAGGACGAAGAGGCTGGCGCTGTCGGCGCTGCCGCGGGCGGTGACTCCTGGGTTCTGGGTACGATCCGTGACCGCGGTTCGATCCATAGCGACATTTGGCGTGGCAGCGCGGCCGCCCTCGCCGAGCGCGACGCGATCGGAGTCTTCCCCGTCAGCGGATGGTGGAAGGAGAAGCCTTCGCTCCAGCGCTGGGATCGTTCCGCCCGCTACGCATTGTGTGTGTCGATCCGCGCGCCCGAGGCCGACATCGACCTCTATACCGCCATCGCCAATCAGATCGCGGTCCCGATCCCGGCGGCTTAG
- a CDS encoding GNAT family N-acetyltransferase → MTGFRIEPAVGDNDLRTVARLFEDYAASLPVDLGYQNFAAELTGLPGSYAPPRGALLLARNAGGEPLGCVGVRPLAEEGVCEMKRLYLVPAARGLGLGRALAEAAIGAARERGYRELRLDTLPSMTAAIAMYEAMGFRRIPAYYEPTPCSLFMALTLDAAA, encoded by the coding sequence GTGACCGGCTTTCGCATCGAACCGGCGGTCGGCGACAACGACTTGCGAACGGTCGCAAGGCTGTTCGAGGATTATGCGGCATCCTTGCCGGTCGACTTGGGTTACCAGAACTTCGCCGCCGAGCTCACCGGCCTGCCGGGCAGCTATGCGCCGCCGCGCGGAGCGCTGCTGCTCGCCCGCAACGCCGGGGGTGAACCGCTCGGCTGCGTCGGCGTGCGGCCGCTGGCGGAGGAGGGCGTCTGCGAGATGAAGCGCCTCTATCTCGTCCCCGCCGCGCGCGGCCTCGGGCTCGGCCGCGCGCTGGCGGAGGCGGCGATCGGCGCAGCGCGCGAGCGCGGCTATCGTGAGCTCCGGCTGGACACTCTGCCGTCGATGACCGCGGCGATCGCCATGTACGAGGCGATGGGCTTCCGCCGGATCCCCGCCTATTACGAGCCGACGCCGTGCTCGCTGTTCATGGCGCTGACGCTGGACGCGGCCGCCTAG
- a CDS encoding HpcH/HpaI aldolase/citrate lyase family protein, with product MTRLRSLLFVPGDRPERFAKAAASGADALILDLEDSVALESKTAAREAVAAYLGEPRAVPAYVRINPLDTLMADLDLDAVARLSPDGIVLPKAEGAISVADLAARLERRGNETALILPIATETANAIFQLGTYGAQAARLAGLTWGAEDLPAAIGAETSRDADGRYTPPYEVARAFTLFGAAAAGVAPIETVYPAFRDLDGLAAYAARGARDGFIGMMALHPMQVPVINAAFTPSAEAVAHARVVVEAFAEHPGAGVLSLDGRMIDRPHLLQAERVLARAGEEAVARS from the coding sequence ATGACCCGCCTCCGCTCGCTTCTGTTCGTGCCGGGCGACCGGCCCGAGCGCTTCGCCAAGGCTGCCGCGTCGGGTGCCGATGCGCTGATCCTCGACCTGGAGGATTCGGTCGCGCTCGAATCCAAAACCGCCGCGCGCGAGGCGGTGGCGGCCTATCTCGGCGAACCGCGCGCGGTGCCGGCCTATGTCCGCATCAACCCGCTCGACACGCTGATGGCGGACCTCGACCTCGATGCGGTGGCGCGGCTCAGCCCCGACGGCATCGTGCTGCCCAAGGCGGAGGGCGCGATCTCGGTCGCCGATCTCGCCGCGCGGCTCGAGCGGCGCGGCAACGAGACCGCGCTGATCCTGCCGATCGCGACCGAGACCGCCAATGCGATCTTCCAGCTCGGCACCTATGGCGCACAGGCGGCGCGGCTCGCCGGGCTCACCTGGGGAGCGGAGGACCTGCCCGCCGCAATCGGCGCCGAGACCAGCCGTGACGCGGACGGCCGCTACACGCCGCCCTATGAGGTGGCGCGTGCCTTCACCCTGTTCGGTGCCGCGGCCGCCGGGGTGGCGCCGATCGAGACGGTCTATCCGGCGTTTCGTGACCTCGACGGTCTCGCCGCCTATGCCGCCCGCGGTGCGCGCGACGGCTTCATCGGCATGATGGCGCTGCATCCGATGCAGGTGCCGGTGATCAACGCTGCCTTCACTCCCTCGGCCGAGGCGGTCGCCCACGCCCGCGTCGTGGTGGAGGCGTTCGCCGAGCATCCCGGCGCCGGCGTGCTCAGCCTTGACGGCAGGATGATCGACCGGCCGCATCTGCTCCAGGCCGAGCGCGTGCTGGCGCGGGCAGGTGAGGAGGCGGTGGCGCGGTCGTGA
- a CDS encoding SRPBCC family protein, translated as MLTVTSPAPEADSDFVLVRRFAAPRELVWRAWTDPAMLARWMGPAGCAATVEHHDLRTGGHTLIRMEMGEMTLRARLGWRDVEPPALLAYEHSAGDADGNVVRMPFDGDWPLRLMTVVEFHDEGAATRLELRWWPIDASDAEAAYFAGQHDSMQQGWGGSFDKLDRVLAR; from the coding sequence ATGCTGACCGTGACTAGCCCGGCGCCCGAAGCCGATAGCGACTTCGTCCTCGTCCGGCGGTTCGCCGCGCCGCGCGAGCTGGTATGGCGCGCCTGGACCGACCCGGCGATGCTCGCCCGGTGGATGGGTCCGGCGGGCTGCGCGGCGACGGTCGAGCATCACGACCTGCGCACCGGCGGCCATACGCTGATCCGGATGGAGATGGGCGAGATGACCCTGCGCGCGCGGCTCGGCTGGCGCGACGTCGAGCCGCCGGCGCTGCTCGCCTACGAGCATTCGGCGGGCGATGCCGACGGCAATGTAGTGCGAATGCCCTTCGACGGCGATTGGCCGCTCAGGCTGATGACCGTGGTCGAGTTCCACGACGAGGGCGCGGCGACCCGGCTCGAGCTGCGCTGGTGGCCGATCGACGCCAGTGACGCGGAGGCGGCCTATTTCGCCGGCCAGCATGATTCGATGCAGCAGGGCTGGGGCGGCAGCTTCGACAAGCTCGACCGAGTGCTCGCCCGCTGA
- the dapB gene encoding 4-hydroxy-tetrahydrodipicolinate reductase has product MTAIGIYGSLGRMGQAIAAELAGMGARHAGGADATDDPALVAEAADVLVDFSSARAVEAHLAAARAAGKPIVIGTTGLTETHHAAIDEAAREIAVLQTGNTSLGVTLLARLVREAAARLGAADWDIEIAEMHHRHKVDAPSGTGLLLGAAAAEGRGTTLAEAAVYDRSGITGARSEGTIGFASLRGGSVIGDHSVVFAGEGERIELVHRADSRAIFARGAIAAALWLARQPAGRYTMAEVLGL; this is encoded by the coding sequence GTGACCGCGATCGGCATCTACGGCAGCCTCGGCCGCATGGGCCAGGCGATCGCTGCGGAGCTCGCCGGGATGGGTGCGCGCCATGCCGGCGGCGCCGACGCCACCGACGATCCGGCGCTGGTCGCCGAGGCGGCGGACGTGCTGGTCGACTTCTCCAGTGCCCGCGCGGTGGAGGCGCATCTCGCCGCCGCCCGCGCCGCCGGCAAGCCGATCGTGATCGGCACCACCGGCCTCACCGAGACGCACCACGCCGCGATCGACGAGGCGGCGCGGGAGATCGCGGTGCTGCAGACCGGCAACACCTCGCTCGGCGTTACCCTGCTCGCGCGGCTGGTGCGGGAGGCGGCGGCGCGGCTGGGCGCGGCCGACTGGGACATCGAGATCGCCGAGATGCATCACCGCCACAAGGTCGACGCGCCGTCCGGCACCGGGCTGCTGCTCGGCGCCGCGGCGGCGGAAGGGCGTGGCACTACGCTCGCCGAGGCGGCGGTCTACGACCGCTCCGGCATCACGGGCGCACGAAGCGAGGGCACGATCGGCTTCGCCTCCCTTCGCGGCGGATCGGTAATCGGCGACCACAGCGTCGTCTTCGCCGGGGAGGGCGAGCGGATCGAGCTCGTCCACCGTGCCGACAGCCGGGCGATCTTCGCTCGCGGCGCGATCGCCGCCGCGCTGTGGCTCGCGAGGCAGCCTGCGGGCCGCTACACCATGGCCGAGGTGCTCGGGCTTTGA
- a CDS encoding glycoside hydrolase translates to MAEDEGTLDLPEQRHWTRPARNDPRLTRCERKHYDERIGRLTDAQYWNARARGMAGRFTSAATEDLLGLRSSRYYGETIFVHEFAHDVLMAIRERDPALYGRVQTVYAAALKAGRWKDEYASTSLDEYWAEGSQFWFNSNKIAIFDGRRILSDADLAAYDPPLAEALRAAYGDRHRLGADPFYESAARVPPGPLPMNTAEVC, encoded by the coding sequence ATGGCCGAGGACGAGGGCACGCTCGACCTGCCCGAGCAGCGCCACTGGACCCGACCCGCACGCAACGATCCGCGCCTCACCCGCTGCGAACGCAAGCATTACGACGAGCGCATCGGCCGGCTCACCGACGCGCAATATTGGAATGCCCGCGCCCGCGGCATGGCCGGCCGCTTCACCAGCGCCGCGACCGAGGATCTGCTCGGCCTCCGGAGCTCGCGCTATTACGGCGAGACGATCTTCGTCCACGAATTCGCCCACGACGTGCTGATGGCGATCCGCGAGCGCGATCCGGCGCTCTATGGCCGTGTCCAGACCGTCTATGCCGCGGCGCTGAAGGCCGGGCGCTGGAAGGACGAATATGCCTCGACCAGCCTCGACGAATATTGGGCGGAGGGCAGCCAGTTCTGGTTCAATTCCAACAAGATCGCGATCTTCGACGGCCGCCGTATCCTGTCCGACGCCGACCTCGCCGCCTATGACCCGCCGCTCGCCGAGGCGCTGCGCGCCGCCTATGGCGACCGCCATCGCCTCGGCGCCGATCCCTTCTACGAAAGCGCCGCCCGCGTGCCGCCGGGGCCGCTGCCGATGAACACGGCGGAGGTGTGCTGA
- a CDS encoding ArsR/SmtB family transcription factor codes for MIETDALDRRFAALADPTRRAILSRLALGEATVAELSRPFVISQPAISKHLKVLEEAGLIATGQAAQARPRRLNAQALAETVAWADGVRRMWEERLDRLDALLRNQMKGDDHADRD; via the coding sequence ATGATAGAAACAGACGCGCTCGACCGTCGTTTCGCCGCGCTCGCCGATCCCACCCGACGCGCGATCCTGTCGCGGCTGGCGTTGGGCGAGGCGACCGTGGCGGAGCTCAGCCGCCCCTTCGTGATCAGCCAGCCGGCGATCTCGAAGCATCTCAAGGTGCTCGAGGAGGCGGGGCTGATCGCGACCGGCCAGGCGGCGCAGGCGCGTCCGCGCCGGCTCAACGCCCAGGCGCTGGCCGAGACCGTCGCCTGGGCCGATGGCGTGCGGCGGATGTGGGAGGAGCGGCTCGACCGGCTCGACGCGCTCCTCAGGAACCAGATGAAGGGAGACGACCATGCTGACCGTGACTAG
- a CDS encoding AAA family ATPase yields the protein MTTARHIVALLQSHIDGDEDRFLSVATQLAAHEARQGHGKLAQELRELVDAAKGKSATVARRGAGPVPLAQPKGELAGLLEARYSDVRLSSMVLKPELDERLARVLREQRQQERLRARGLAPRRKLLLVGPPGAGKTMTAAALAGELKLPLFTVLYDGLIGKLMGETATRLRLVFDAVAMQRGVYFFDEFDAIGAQRAGPNDVGEIRRVLNSFLQFLENDDGPSLIVAATNHPELLDKALYRRFDDVISYDLPDPSVVQGILEARLATFDLKPIEWAPVLESAAHLSQAEVARAADEAAKVAVLDGHDGVTTATLLTALTERRAAIL from the coding sequence ATGACAACCGCGCGCCACATCGTTGCACTGCTGCAAAGCCATATAGACGGGGATGAGGACCGCTTCCTCTCCGTGGCGACGCAACTAGCCGCGCACGAGGCGAGGCAGGGTCATGGGAAGCTCGCGCAGGAACTGCGCGAGTTGGTCGATGCCGCCAAGGGCAAAAGCGCGACGGTGGCGCGGCGCGGAGCCGGCCCCGTGCCGTTGGCGCAGCCGAAGGGCGAACTCGCAGGGCTTCTGGAAGCCCGCTATTCCGATGTCCGGCTGTCCAGCATGGTGCTCAAGCCCGAACTTGATGAGCGGCTTGCGCGCGTCCTTCGGGAACAGCGCCAGCAGGAGCGGCTCCGCGCGCGGGGGCTCGCCCCGCGCCGCAAGCTCTTGCTTGTCGGCCCTCCTGGCGCAGGCAAGACAATGACCGCCGCCGCCTTGGCCGGTGAGTTGAAGCTGCCCCTTTTCACGGTTCTTTACGATGGATTGATCGGCAAGCTCATGGGCGAGACCGCCACACGGCTTCGGCTTGTCTTCGACGCCGTTGCCATGCAGCGCGGTGTATACTTCTTCGACGAGTTCGACGCGATCGGCGCGCAACGGGCCGGGCCGAACGACGTTGGGGAAATTCGCCGGGTGCTCAATTCCTTCCTCCAGTTTCTCGAAAATGACGATGGCCCGAGCCTCATCGTTGCCGCGACCAATCACCCCGAATTGCTCGACAAGGCGCTCTATCGACGGTTCGACGATGTCATCAGCTACGATCTTCCTGATCCCTCGGTTGTGCAGGGCATCCTCGAAGCCCGGCTCGCGACCTTCGATCTCAAGCCGATCGAATGGGCGCCTGTTCTCGAATCCGCCGCCCATCTCTCCCAAGCCGAAGTCGCCAGAGCTGCCGACGAGGCGGCAAAAGTCGCGGTGCTGGATGGCCACGATGGCGTGACGACCGCGACGCTGCTGACCGCTCTGACGGAGCGGCGCGCGGCCATCCTCTAA